The sequence below is a genomic window from Methanocella sp..
AGCCGCTTCAGGAGATCGTCCACGTTGCCGACGAACTCGTTTTCGACCTTCTTCACGTAATCGGCGTCGTCTTCCATGTCGCCCTTGAGGGCGCCGGTGGACTTAGACTCCGGGGCCGGAGTGCCGATGCCGTCGGCGGCCTGGCGGGCGCCTTTATCGAAGAGCGCCTTAGCCGATACTCCCGGGACATGCTTGGGCGAAGCGTCGAAGCGGTGAGTCTCCATCGGCCCCGGCTGTTCCGGCGGCCGGGTGACCGTCCCGTGCGCCATCCCCTCCGATTTCGCGATCGGCACGGGCTTTATCAATGGAACGTAAGGCTTCGAGTCCGGCCTGAGCACCTGCATGGGCTGCGGCGCCGGCTCGGCCTTCGGCGCCCCTCTAGACGGCTCATCGCCCAGGGCCACGTGCGGGTACATCCTCATGATCGAGTTGATGAGCGCCTCGTCGATGTGGTAGAACTCCGCCACGCCGCTGGACGACAGCATTTTGCCCAGGAGCGCTTCTCCCGCCTCGCCCGCTGAGTAGGCAGCGACTACCTTACCATGGAGCAGCAGCAGGTGGCACTCTCCGCCGTCCTGCTTTATGAGCACGGCGTGGCCTGTCTCGTCCTTCCTGTTCTCGATATAGGACTTCAGGCTCACGACACTCTCCGACTTTATGAACGATCCCCGGACCTCTGGCATGCTCGACCGCTGCGCCGGGGGCTGCCGCTTCACCGGCATCGGCTTCGGGGCCTCCACCGGCGGCTTCGGCGTTTGCTGTGCCGGTGCCTGCCGGATCATAAATTCTTTCCCGAAGTCCGCCGCCAGGCGCAGCTGGCCCTCGTTCAGCGAGAAGAGCTCGAGGACCGTGTCCTCGCTGGACGCGATCGTCGCGATGACCTTCTGCTCGCCGTCCTGGTGGTCGGACTTTCCGTCGGACACGTATGCTATGATGGGCTTTCCGGCGCCGTAGACGATCGCGCCTTCCGCGAACGTGCTGCCCGCGAAGAGCGAGGCGCGCATAAAGCCCGTGAACGAGTCCTTAAGCAGCGCCGCGTTCAATTCCGCAAGGGGCACCGGCCCCTTAAAGCTTCTCACCAGTACGCCATGCGGAAGTTCCATCACTGGTCCCTCATATTATTCTGGGCGTTCCTTATGCTCAGCCTGACAAGGCCAAGGTTCGTATCCGACGAGGTCAGCACGCATAAGAACATGTCGTTGATGGGTGCGATGATCACTTTATTCGACGGCGATTCCAGGATGATCTGCTCGGCGCTGCCTAATTGTAATTCGGTGGCGATCTTCGTGCCGCTGCGCACCATGTCCTCGGTGGCGACGGCGATATGCTCGAAGTCTGTGTTCTGGCCCTGCTGGTAGATGGGCAGTCCGTCAACGACGAGGGCCGCGGCGATGACCCCTGGAAGCTGTATGACCGTGGCGAGGAGCACGTCGTATGGTATCCTCTTATCCTCGGGCCCGGCCGGGGTTTCATCTGCCGCGTCGGGCTGGGGCTCCACATCCGGCGGCAGGTCGCCGATGACCGAATCTGGATAGTCCCGGAAGATCTGTGTCTTATCCTCGTCGCTGTAGGCGTAGACCTTAAGCGATGGCTCGCGGAGCATCATGATGCGGTCGAGGGCGTTCATCTGGTACAGCGTAATGCCCAGAGTCATGAAGGCCGAGGCGAGCACGTTGCCGTCCTCGATGAGGATAAAGCCTTCGCTGGCCCTGCCATCCTCGCCCTGCCTTATGTGGATACAGCCGCGGAAGTCGTGCCCGTAGTCCTTCAGGGCCTCCGGCACCGGCTTGACGGCCTCTGCGATCAACTTGCCCTCGGGTATTTTCACTGAAGATGCCCCTCTGTTTTTTTATAATGCCGCCGCTATCCGGTCTTTGTTCTTCTTCACCTCGTACCGGATCCGGCCGATGTTGGCGCCATGCTCGGCCACGATGGCCAGGATCTCGTTCTGGCTGATCAGCGAGAGCATGATTGGGCCCTTTTCTAATTCCACGAGCACCTGCTCGAAGTTGCCCTTGCCAAGCTCTATGCCCATTGCCTCGGACGTACCGACGCTCGTTGAAGCCATGGCTCCCAGCGCGTCGACGTCCACCTGGATGTTCGCCACGTGCTCTATGATGAAGCCGTCACGGCCGACGATCGCGGCCGCGTTAACACCTTCGACCTTTGCCAGGTCGCCCAAAATCCTCTTTAACATTTTGTAACCTCGCGAATGACCTTTCCCTCTGAGTCGATTACCGTAAGCTGGATCGGCATGCGCCCGATCGCGTGCGTGGCACACGA
It includes:
- a CDS encoding roadblock/LC7 domain-containing protein, with product MLKRILGDLAKVEGVNAAAIVGRDGFIIEHVANIQVDVDALGAMASTSVGTSEAMGIELGKGNFEQVLVELEKGPIMLSLISQNEILAIVAEHGANIGRIRYEVKKNKDRIAAAL
- a CDS encoding roadblock/LC7 domain-containing protein, producing the protein MKIPEGKLIAEAVKPVPEALKDYGHDFRGCIHIRQGEDGRASEGFILIEDGNVLASAFMTLGITLYQMNALDRIMMLREPSLKVYAYSDEDKTQIFRDYPDSVIGDLPPDVEPQPDAADETPAGPEDKRIPYDVLLATVIQLPGVIAAALVVDGLPIYQQGQNTDFEHIAVATEDMVRSGTKIATELQLGSAEQIILESPSNKVIIAPINDMFLCVLTSSDTNLGLVRLSIRNAQNNMRDQ